From a region of the Mycobacterium intracellulare ATCC 13950 genome:
- a CDS encoding sensor histidine kinase, with amino-acid sequence MMVGVSDVNLHGRQPRRGELRIYLGAAPGVGKTYSMLGEAHRRLERGTDLVAGVVETHGRAKTAELLEGIEIIPPRYIEYRGGRFPELDVPAVLARRPQVVLVDELAHTNAPGSKNPKRWQDVEELLDAGITVISTVNVQHLESLNDVVAQITGIEQKETVPDLIVRQAAQVELIDITPEALRRRLSHGNVYAPDRIDAALSNYFRRGNLTALRELALLWLADQVDTALAKYRAENKITDMWEARERVVVAVTGGRESETLVRRASRIASKSTAELMVVHVVRGDGLAGLSESRMAKIRELASSLDASLHTVVGDDVPTALLEFAREMNATQLVIGTSRRSRWARLFEEGIGPRIVELSGKIDVHLVTHEEAKRGFRTASLAPRERRVTSWLAALIVPSIICAITVTALDPYLDTGGESALFFVGVLLVGLFGGVAPAALSAMLSGLLLNYFLIAPRHSFTIAEPNSAITELVLLLIAVAVAVLVDFAAKRTREARRASQEAELLTLFAGSVLRGADLETLLERVRETYAQRAVAMLRGAGEEARGGGTTSDVVACVGRDPCVTVDSADTAIEVGDDEFWMLLAGRKLSARDRRVLSAVARQAAGLIRQRELAEEASRTEAVVRADELRRSLLSAVSHDLRTPLAAAKVAVSSLRAEDVAFSATDTAELLATIEESIDQLTALVGNLLDSSRLAAGVIHPELSRVYLEETVQRALVSIGKGATGYFRSAIDRVKVDVGDAMVMADAGLLERVLANLIDNALRYAPHCLVRVNAGRVGDRVLINVIDEGPGIPHGAEEQIFEAFQRLGDHDNTTGVGLGMSVARGFVEAMGGTITATDTPGGGLTVIVEMAAPQSIEDRRT; translated from the coding sequence ATGATGGTTGGCGTGAGTGACGTCAACCTCCACGGCCGCCAACCCAGGCGGGGGGAGCTACGCATCTACCTCGGTGCCGCTCCGGGTGTGGGTAAGACGTATTCGATGCTGGGTGAGGCGCATCGGCGGCTGGAGCGTGGCACCGATCTGGTGGCGGGCGTGGTGGAAACCCACGGGCGTGCGAAAACCGCTGAGCTGCTTGAGGGCATCGAGATCATTCCGCCGCGCTATATCGAGTATCGCGGCGGCCGCTTCCCCGAGCTCGACGTGCCGGCCGTGCTGGCGCGCCGCCCGCAGGTCGTCCTCGTCGACGAACTCGCGCACACCAACGCGCCGGGCAGCAAGAACCCCAAGCGATGGCAGGACGTCGAGGAGTTGCTCGACGCCGGGATCACGGTGATCTCCACGGTCAACGTGCAGCACCTGGAAAGCCTCAACGACGTCGTCGCCCAGATCACCGGGATCGAGCAGAAGGAGACCGTCCCGGACCTGATCGTGCGGCAGGCCGCGCAGGTCGAACTCATCGATATCACGCCAGAGGCGTTGCGGCGCAGGTTGTCCCATGGCAATGTCTACGCTCCCGATCGCATCGATGCGGCGCTGTCGAACTACTTCCGTCGCGGAAACCTCACCGCGCTAAGGGAACTGGCGCTGCTGTGGCTCGCCGACCAGGTCGATACGGCGCTGGCAAAATACCGGGCCGAGAACAAGATCACCGACATGTGGGAGGCCCGCGAGCGGGTTGTCGTCGCGGTCACCGGTGGACGCGAATCCGAGACGTTGGTGCGACGGGCGTCCCGCATCGCGTCGAAGTCCACCGCCGAGCTCATGGTGGTCCACGTCGTCCGCGGCGACGGCCTGGCCGGCCTGTCGGAATCCCGGATGGCCAAGATCCGCGAGCTGGCGAGCAGCCTGGACGCTTCGCTGCACACCGTCGTCGGCGACGACGTGCCCACGGCCCTACTCGAGTTCGCGCGCGAGATGAACGCCACGCAGCTGGTGATCGGCACCTCGCGGCGGTCGCGCTGGGCGCGCCTGTTCGAGGAGGGCATCGGCCCGAGGATCGTCGAGCTGTCCGGCAAGATCGACGTGCATCTGGTCACCCACGAGGAGGCCAAGCGCGGATTTCGCACGGCCTCGCTCGCGCCGCGCGAACGGCGGGTGACGTCGTGGCTGGCGGCGCTCATCGTGCCGTCGATCATCTGCGCGATCACCGTCACGGCGCTGGATCCCTACCTGGACACCGGCGGCGAGAGCGCCTTGTTCTTTGTGGGGGTGCTGCTGGTCGGGTTGTTCGGAGGCGTTGCGCCCGCGGCGCTTTCGGCGATGCTGTCCGGGCTGCTGCTGAACTACTTTTTGATTGCCCCGCGGCACAGCTTCACCATCGCCGAACCCAACAGCGCCATCACCGAATTGGTGCTGCTGCTGATCGCGGTCGCGGTGGCGGTGCTGGTCGATTTCGCGGCCAAACGCACCCGGGAAGCCCGCCGCGCGTCGCAGGAGGCCGAGCTGCTGACCCTGTTCGCGGGTTCGGTGCTGCGCGGCGCCGACCTCGAAACGCTGCTCGAACGGGTGCGTGAGACGTACGCCCAGCGCGCGGTCGCGATGTTGCGCGGGGCCGGCGAGGAAGCGCGCGGCGGCGGCACCACGAGCGACGTCGTCGCCTGCGTGGGCAGGGATCCCTGCGTCACCGTCGATTCCGCGGACACCGCGATCGAGGTCGGTGACGACGAATTCTGGATGCTGCTGGCGGGCCGAAAGCTCTCGGCGCGGGACCGTCGGGTGCTCAGCGCGGTGGCCAGGCAGGCGGCCGGTTTGATCAGGCAGCGGGAACTCGCCGAGGAGGCCAGCCGAACCGAGGCGGTCGTGCGGGCCGACGAACTGCGGCGCTCGCTGCTGTCCGCGGTCAGCCATGACCTGCGCACGCCGCTGGCGGCGGCCAAGGTCGCGGTGTCCAGCCTGCGCGCCGAGGACGTCGCCTTCTCCGCCACCGACACCGCGGAGTTGCTGGCGACGATCGAGGAGTCCATCGACCAACTCACCGCGCTGGTCGGCAACCTGCTCGATTCCTCGCGGCTGGCCGCCGGGGTGATCCACCCCGAGCTGAGCCGGGTGTACCTCGAGGAAACCGTGCAACGCGCGCTGGTCAGCATCGGCAAGGGCGCCACCGGCTATTTCCGGTCCGCCATCGACCGCGTCAAGGTGGACGTGGGCGACGCCATGGTGATGGCCGACGCCGGGCTGCTGGAGCGCGTGCTGGCCAACCTGATCGACAACGCGCTGCGCTACGCGCCCCACTGCCTGGTCCGGGTCAACGCCGGGCGGGTGGGCGATCGGGTGCTGATCAACGTCATCGACGAGGGGCCCGGAATACCCCACGGGGCCGAGGAGCAGATCTTCGAAGCGTTTCAGCGGCTCGGCGATCACGACAACACCACCGGCGTCGGTCTGGGGATGTCGGTGGCGCGGGGCTTCGTCGAGGCGATGGGCGGGACCATAACGGCCACCGACACTCCGGGAGGCGGGCTGACCGTGATCGTGGAAATGGCTGCGCCGCAATCGATAGAGGACCGGCGCACATGA
- a CDS encoding potassium-transporting ATPase subunit C has translation MTNFVRLHWAALRALLVLTAITGLAYPLFVWAVAQLPGLREHAEGSILTADGKPVGSRLIGQSFTDSGGNPLPQYFQSRPSAAGAGYDPTSSGGSNLGPESIVDAPGKPSLLTQVCARSAAVGRLEGVDGSRPFCTGGGVGAVLSVIGPRDARGNVVHPTRVISVNEPCGSTPAPFLSLYQGVRVECAQTAEDYSIGQTVPVRGAAPASPAVPADAVTASGSGLDPNISTAYADIQVARVAHARSVSPDQIRAVVAQNRSGRALGFFGEPCVDVLQLNLQLDHRYPVTS, from the coding sequence ATGACGAATTTCGTCCGCCTGCACTGGGCGGCACTGCGTGCGCTGCTGGTGCTGACCGCGATCACCGGTCTGGCCTATCCCCTATTCGTCTGGGCCGTCGCGCAGCTTCCGGGATTGCGGGAGCACGCCGAGGGGTCGATCCTCACCGCGGACGGTAAGCCGGTGGGCAGCAGGTTGATCGGCCAGTCCTTCACCGACTCCGGCGGCAACCCGTTGCCGCAATACTTCCAGAGCCGACCCTCGGCGGCGGGCGCCGGCTACGACCCGACCTCGTCGGGCGGCAGCAACCTGGGGCCGGAAAGCATCGTCGACGCGCCCGGCAAGCCGAGCCTGCTGACGCAGGTGTGTGCGCGCAGTGCCGCGGTGGGCAGGCTGGAAGGTGTCGACGGGTCGCGGCCGTTCTGCACCGGCGGCGGCGTGGGCGCGGTGCTGTCGGTGATCGGCCCGCGCGACGCGCGTGGAAACGTCGTCCACCCGACCCGGGTTATCAGCGTCAACGAGCCGTGCGGCTCGACGCCGGCGCCGTTCCTCAGCCTCTACCAGGGGGTGCGCGTCGAATGCGCCCAAACCGCAGAGGACTACTCGATCGGACAGACCGTACCCGTCCGCGGCGCCGCGCCCGCCAGCCCGGCCGTGCCGGCCGACGCGGTCACCGCCAGCGGCAGCGGCCTCGATCCGAACATCTCGACGGCCTACGCCGACATCCAAGTGGCACGGGTCGCCCACGCCCGCAGTGTCAGCCCGGATCAGATCCGTGCGGTGGTGGCGCAGAACCGGAGCGGCCGCGCGCTGGGGTTTTTCGGTGAGCCGTGCGTCGATGTGCTGCAACTCAACCTGCAACTCGACCACCGGTATCCCGTCACGAGTTAG
- the kdpB gene encoding potassium-transporting ATPase subunit KdpB has product MTATAIQPAEQTRPAASTGRKRVQGGLLDPRMLWRSTPDALRKLNPRTLWRNPVMFIVEIGAAWSTVLAVAAPSWFAWLAVIWLWLTVLFANLAEAVAEGRGKAQAETLRRAKTQTVARRLKDWVPGGAAVEEAVAAAQLRQGDIVVVEAGQAIPGDGDVVEGIASVDESAITGESAPVIRESGGDRSAVTGGTTVLSDRIVVKITQKPGESFIDRMIALVEGANRQKTPNEIALNILLAALTIIFVFAVVTLQPLAIYSKANNPGVPDSQALDAGGVTGIVMVSLLVCLIPTTIGALLSAIGIAGMDRLVQRNVLAMSGRAVEAAGDVNTLLLDKTGTITLGNRQAAAFIPLDGVSPEQLADAAQLSSLADETPEGRSVVVFAKEHFGLRARTPGELSQAHWVAFSATTRMSGVDLDAHLLRKGAASSVAEWVRGQGGNVPAQLGEIVDGVSAGGGTPLVVGESVDGHARVLGVIHLKDVVKQGMRDRFDEMRRMGIRTVMITGDNPLTAKAIADEAGVDDFLAEATPEDKLALIKREQAGGKLVAMTGDGTNDAPALAQADVGVAMNTGTSAAKEAGNMVDLDSDPTKLIEIVEIGKQLLITRGALTTFSIANDIAKYFAIIPAMFVALFPGLDLINVMRLHSPQSAILSAVVFNAIVIVLLIPLSLRGVRYTPSSASKLLSRNLYVYGLGGIVAPFAGIKAIDLIVQFIPGMS; this is encoded by the coding sequence ATGACCGCCACCGCGATCCAGCCGGCCGAGCAGACGCGACCGGCGGCGTCCACCGGCAGAAAACGGGTGCAGGGTGGCCTGCTCGACCCGAGGATGCTGTGGCGCTCGACCCCGGACGCGCTGCGAAAACTCAACCCCCGCACCCTGTGGCGCAACCCGGTGATGTTCATCGTCGAAATCGGCGCCGCCTGGAGCACCGTCCTGGCGGTCGCCGCGCCGAGCTGGTTCGCCTGGCTGGCCGTGATCTGGTTGTGGCTGACCGTGCTGTTCGCCAATCTCGCCGAAGCGGTTGCCGAGGGCCGGGGCAAGGCCCAGGCCGAAACGCTGCGCCGAGCCAAAACGCAAACCGTCGCCCGCCGGCTCAAGGACTGGGTACCGGGGGGCGCCGCGGTCGAGGAAGCGGTCGCCGCGGCGCAACTGCGACAGGGCGACATCGTCGTGGTCGAGGCCGGCCAGGCGATCCCCGGCGACGGTGACGTGGTGGAAGGCATTGCCTCCGTGGACGAATCGGCCATCACGGGCGAGTCGGCGCCGGTGATCCGGGAGTCCGGCGGCGACCGATCGGCGGTCACCGGCGGCACCACTGTGCTCAGCGACCGGATCGTCGTCAAGATCACCCAGAAGCCCGGTGAGAGCTTCATCGACCGGATGATCGCGCTCGTCGAGGGCGCCAACCGGCAGAAGACCCCGAACGAGATCGCGCTGAACATCCTGCTGGCCGCGTTGACGATCATCTTCGTCTTCGCCGTCGTGACCTTGCAGCCGCTGGCCATCTACTCCAAGGCGAACAACCCCGGCGTCCCGGATAGCCAGGCGCTGGACGCCGGCGGCGTGACCGGGATCGTGATGGTGTCGCTGCTGGTGTGCCTGATCCCGACCACCATCGGCGCGCTGCTGTCGGCCATCGGCATCGCCGGCATGGACCGGCTGGTGCAGCGCAACGTGCTCGCCATGTCCGGGCGGGCGGTGGAGGCCGCCGGCGACGTCAACACCCTGCTGCTGGACAAGACGGGCACCATCACACTGGGCAACCGGCAGGCCGCCGCCTTCATCCCTCTCGACGGAGTGTCGCCCGAACAATTGGCCGACGCCGCGCAATTGTCCAGCCTCGCCGACGAAACACCCGAGGGCCGTTCGGTTGTCGTGTTCGCCAAGGAGCACTTCGGATTGCGTGCCCGCACACCGGGCGAGCTGTCACAGGCCCACTGGGTCGCCTTCTCAGCCACCACACGGATGTCGGGCGTCGACCTCGACGCGCACCTGCTGCGCAAGGGCGCGGCCAGCTCGGTCGCGGAATGGGTGCGCGGCCAAGGGGGCAACGTCCCCGCGCAGCTCGGCGAGATCGTCGACGGCGTCTCCGCCGGTGGCGGCACGCCGCTGGTGGTCGGGGAAAGCGTCGACGGGCACGCGAGGGTGCTCGGTGTCATCCACCTCAAAGACGTCGTCAAGCAGGGCATGCGGGATCGGTTCGACGAGATGCGCCGGATGGGCATCCGGACGGTGATGATCACCGGCGATAACCCGTTGACGGCCAAGGCGATTGCCGACGAGGCCGGTGTCGACGACTTCCTGGCCGAGGCCACCCCGGAGGACAAGCTCGCGTTGATCAAGCGCGAGCAGGCCGGCGGCAAACTGGTGGCGATGACCGGCGACGGCACCAACGACGCGCCCGCGTTGGCGCAGGCCGACGTGGGTGTGGCGATGAACACCGGCACGTCGGCCGCCAAAGAGGCCGGCAACATGGTCGACCTCGACTCCGATCCCACCAAGCTCATCGAGATCGTGGAGATCGGCAAGCAGCTGCTGATCACCCGCGGGGCGCTGACGACTTTTTCGATCGCCAACGACATCGCGAAGTACTTCGCGATCATCCCGGCGATGTTCGTCGCGCTGTTCCCCGGCCTGGACCTGATCAACGTGATGCGGCTGCACAGCCCGCAATCGGCGATCCTGTCCGCGGTCGTCTTCAACGCGATCGTCATCGTGTTGCTGATCCCGCTCTCGCTGCGCGGTGTGCGGTACACGCCGAGCAGCGCGTCAAAACTGTTGAGCCGCAACCTGTATGTCTACGGTCTGGGCGGCATCGTCGCCCCGTTCGCCGGAATCAAGGCGATCGACCTGATCGTCCAATTCATCCCGGGGATGTCCTGA